The Actinomadura sp. WMMB 499 genome includes a window with the following:
- a CDS encoding RidA family protein, with protein MNDADTRLAAAPADPAPAGERPAVAAVRRAGTRLIASGQVAVRDGKLLAEGRVGENVAFDEARACARQCARNVLTAVRDELGGLDGIEQVEAVTIWVACVPGFTDQHLVADAATDLFLEVLGETAGRHARAALGVAALPTGSPVEVQAAFRLRS; from the coding sequence GTGAACGACGCCGACACCCGCCTCGCCGCCGCCCCCGCCGACCCCGCGCCCGCCGGCGAGCGCCCGGCGGTCGCCGCCGTCCGGCGGGCCGGGACGCGGCTGATCGCGTCCGGGCAGGTCGCCGTCCGCGACGGCAAGCTGCTCGCCGAGGGACGCGTCGGCGAGAACGTCGCGTTCGACGAGGCCCGCGCCTGCGCGCGGCAGTGCGCCCGCAACGTCCTCACCGCCGTCCGGGACGAACTGGGCGGGCTCGACGGGATCGAGCAGGTCGAGGCGGTCACGATCTGGGTGGCGTGCGTGCCCGGCTTCACCGACCAGCACCTGGTGGCCGACGCCGCGACCGACCTGTTCCTGGAGGTGCTCGGCGAGACGGCCGGACGGCACGCGCGGGCCGCGCTGGGCGTCGCCGCGCTGCCGACCGGCAGCCCCGTCGAGGTCCAGGCCGCCTTCCGGCTGCGCTCATGA
- a CDS encoding ABC transporter ATP-binding protein yields MNAPLLEIEDLVVEFDTDEGTVRAVDGVAYTVLPGETLGVVGESGSGKSVTAMSALGLIKPPGRVASGRVVFDGVDLRGLPPRELRRLRGGRIAMIFQDPMTALNPVMTIGGQLTEALRLHNARMSRADARRRAAELLALVGVPGAAKRLKQYPHEFSGGMRQRAMIAMAVANEPDLLIADEPTTALDVTVQAQVLDLLRDARRETGAATVLITHDLGVVAEMADRVVVMYAGRVVEHGPVAEIFRSPRHPYTRGLLDSLPRMDEDADELTPIPGAPPGPGDVTAGCPFAPRCPLVRDRCRTERPEPVETGPGRASACHFHTELAGHTEPAGEDTDD; encoded by the coding sequence GTGAACGCTCCGCTGCTGGAGATCGAGGACCTGGTCGTCGAGTTCGACACCGACGAGGGCACCGTCCGCGCGGTGGACGGCGTCGCCTACACCGTCCTGCCGGGGGAGACCCTCGGCGTGGTGGGCGAGTCGGGGTCGGGCAAGAGCGTCACCGCGATGTCGGCGCTCGGGCTGATCAAGCCGCCCGGCCGGGTGGCGTCCGGACGGGTCGTGTTCGACGGCGTCGACCTGCGCGGGCTGCCGCCGCGCGAGCTGCGGCGGCTGCGCGGCGGCCGGATCGCGATGATCTTCCAGGATCCGATGACCGCGCTGAACCCGGTCATGACGATCGGGGGCCAGCTCACCGAGGCGCTGCGGCTGCACAACGCGCGGATGTCCCGCGCGGACGCGCGGCGGCGCGCCGCCGAACTGCTCGCGCTCGTCGGGGTGCCCGGCGCCGCGAAGCGGCTCAAGCAGTACCCGCACGAGTTCTCCGGCGGGATGCGGCAGCGCGCGATGATCGCGATGGCCGTCGCCAACGAGCCCGACCTGCTGATCGCCGACGAGCCGACGACCGCGCTGGACGTCACCGTCCAGGCCCAGGTGCTCGACCTGCTGCGGGACGCCCGGCGGGAGACCGGCGCCGCCACCGTCCTGATCACGCACGACCTGGGCGTGGTCGCCGAGATGGCCGACCGGGTCGTGGTGATGTACGCCGGGCGGGTCGTCGAGCACGGCCCGGTCGCCGAGATCTTCCGCTCGCCCCGGCACCCCTACACCCGGGGGCTGCTGGACAGCCTGCCGCGGATGGACGAGGACGCCGACGAGCTGACCCCGATCCCGGGCGCGCCGCCCGGACCGGGCGACGTCACCGCGGGCTGCCCGTTCGCGCCGCGCTGCCCGCTGGTCCGCGACCGGTGCCGGACGGAACGTCCCGAACCGGTCGAGACCGGGCCCGGACGGGCCAGCGCCTGCCACTTCCACACCGAACTGGCCGGCCACACCGAACCGGCAGGGGAGGACACCGATGACTGA
- a CDS encoding IclR family transcriptional regulator, producing MARTTARRRDVDDDRPASANYHANALARGLALLERLADRGTTLTLNDFAADTGLPKSTLVRLLAVLEEMEYVVRADERPAYRLGHKTLTLSTAYLSGLDLSQIAGGHLAGVAADTGQTANLGVLDGPEVLHVCVREPDRPIRFHIMPGTRDAAYCTGLGKMLLSRLPADGLAPHLPPEPFPSRTEHTLTTLDALTRDLTETAGRGYALDDNEGSVGLRCVAVPVEVNGVCVSAVSVSGPSAEFGDDRIGAHLDRLRTAAKALAADTDVVAALEYLHSSLRSGAPDNREDT from the coding sequence ATGGCACGAACCACGGCACGCCGCCGCGACGTGGACGACGACCGCCCGGCGTCGGCCAACTACCACGCCAACGCGCTGGCCCGCGGGCTGGCCCTGCTGGAACGGCTCGCGGACCGGGGCACGACGCTGACGCTGAACGACTTCGCCGCCGACACCGGCCTGCCCAAGAGCACCCTCGTGCGGCTGCTCGCGGTCCTGGAGGAGATGGAGTACGTGGTGCGCGCCGACGAGCGTCCCGCGTACCGGCTCGGCCACAAGACGCTGACCCTGTCGACGGCGTACCTGTCCGGGCTCGACCTGTCCCAGATCGCGGGCGGGCACCTCGCCGGAGTCGCCGCCGACACCGGCCAGACCGCCAACCTCGGCGTGCTGGACGGGCCCGAGGTGCTGCACGTGTGCGTCCGGGAACCCGACCGGCCGATCCGGTTCCACATCATGCCCGGCACCCGCGACGCCGCCTACTGCACGGGCCTCGGCAAGATGCTCCTCTCCCGCCTCCCCGCCGACGGCCTGGCCCCGCACCTGCCGCCCGAGCCGTTCCCGTCCCGCACCGAGCACACCCTGACCACCCTCGACGCCCTCACCCGCGACCTGACCGAAACCGCCGGGCGCGGGTACGCCCTCGACGACAACGAGGGCAGCGTCGGGCTCCGCTGCGTCGCCGTCCCGGTCGAGGTCAACGGCGTCTGCGTGTCGGCGGTCAGCGTCTCCGGCCCGTCCGCCGAATTCGGCGACGACCGGATCGGCGCCCACCTGGACCGGCTGCGCACCGCGGCGAAGGCCCTGGCGGCCGACACCGACGTCGTCGCGGCCCTCGAATACCTGCACTCCTCGCTGCGCTCCGGCGCGCCCGACAACCGGGAGGACACGTGA
- a CDS encoding ABC transporter ATP-binding protein produces MTEPEEVLRVTGLAKHYPVRSGPLRRRTGRVHAVDGVDLSLRAGRTLGLVGESGCGKTTTGRMAVRLLEPTAGTIVVAGRDVTHARGADLRALRRDLQLVFQDPYASLSPRMTVHDIIAEPLRVQGRYADGGAERVAELLDMVRLAPAHARRYAHEFSGGQRQRIGIARALALDPKVLVLDEPVSALDVSIQAQVVNTLRELQRDLGVAYLFISHDLSVVRHVSHEIAVMYLGKVVERGTREEIFRGAAHPYTQALLSAVPRPEPGRAGRPERITLTGDVPSPVDPPSGCRFRTRCWKAQDVCATEEPPLIARDGIDHPVACHFAEPTAPRNTPTMLKETQ; encoded by the coding sequence ATGACTGAACCCGAGGAGGTCCTGCGCGTCACCGGACTGGCCAAGCACTACCCGGTGCGGTCGGGCCCGCTGCGCCGCCGCACCGGCAGGGTGCACGCCGTGGACGGCGTCGACCTCTCCCTGCGGGCCGGCCGCACCCTCGGCCTGGTCGGCGAGTCCGGCTGCGGCAAGACCACGACGGGACGGATGGCGGTCCGGCTGCTCGAACCGACCGCCGGGACGATCGTCGTGGCGGGCCGGGACGTCACCCACGCGCGCGGCGCCGACCTGCGCGCGCTCCGCCGCGACCTCCAGTTGGTGTTCCAGGACCCGTACGCCTCGCTGTCGCCGCGGATGACCGTGCACGACATCATCGCCGAGCCGCTGCGCGTCCAGGGACGCTACGCCGACGGCGGGGCGGAGCGCGTCGCGGAACTGCTCGACATGGTGCGGCTCGCGCCCGCGCACGCCCGCCGCTACGCGCACGAGTTCTCCGGCGGGCAGCGGCAGCGCATCGGGATCGCCCGCGCCCTCGCGCTCGACCCGAAGGTGCTCGTCCTGGACGAGCCCGTCAGCGCCCTGGACGTGTCGATCCAGGCGCAGGTCGTCAACACGCTGCGCGAACTCCAGCGCGACCTCGGCGTGGCGTACCTGTTCATCTCGCACGACCTCTCGGTGGTGCGGCACGTGTCCCACGAGATCGCCGTGATGTACCTCGGGAAGGTCGTGGAACGCGGCACCCGGGAGGAGATCTTCCGGGGCGCCGCCCACCCGTACACGCAGGCGCTGCTGTCGGCCGTCCCGCGCCCCGAACCGGGCCGCGCCGGGCGCCCCGAGCGGATCACGCTGACCGGGGACGTGCCGAGCCCCGTCGACCCGCCGTCCGGCTGCCGGTTCCGCACCCGCTGCTGGAAGGCACAGGACGTCTGCGCGACGGAGGAGCCGCCGCTGATCGCCCGCGACGGGATCGACCATCCGGTCGCCTGCCACTTCGCCGAACCGACCGCACCCCGGAACACGCCCACCATGCTCAAGGAGACGCAGTGA
- a CDS encoding amidohydrolase family protein: MIDFHTHCQRPEHWGCEWDDHWRPVYGQGAHEFTPADYDRAMEGVTAACVFGIRATAAGVLTPNDHTERFVAETAAETIGFMALDPTDPDVLDQLADGVRRGLRGIKLYPVLALFDPTDTAYDPFYRAATEAGLVVLWHMGATPSPAGDLSVSNPLVVDGVARRHPDLVQIIAHLGHPWQRETIVTLRKNRRVYSDVSASWARPMDGYLALARAQEWDVVDRLVFGSDFPLWTPAEAVAGLREMVGQRPSGFPEIRKETVEWLLDGDPRPAMGLA; this comes from the coding sequence GTGATCGACTTCCACACCCACTGCCAGCGTCCCGAACACTGGGGCTGCGAGTGGGACGACCACTGGAGACCCGTCTACGGGCAGGGCGCCCACGAGTTCACCCCGGCCGACTACGACCGGGCGATGGAGGGCGTGACCGCCGCGTGCGTCTTCGGCATCCGCGCCACCGCCGCCGGTGTCCTCACCCCCAACGACCACACCGAGCGCTTCGTGGCGGAGACCGCCGCCGAGACGATCGGCTTCATGGCGCTCGACCCGACCGACCCCGACGTCCTCGACCAGCTCGCCGACGGCGTCCGGCGCGGGCTGCGCGGCATCAAGCTGTACCCGGTGCTCGCGCTGTTCGACCCGACCGACACCGCCTACGACCCCTTCTACCGGGCCGCGACCGAGGCCGGACTGGTCGTCCTGTGGCACATGGGCGCCACCCCGAGCCCGGCCGGTGACCTGTCGGTCAGCAACCCGCTGGTCGTGGACGGCGTCGCGCGCCGGCACCCCGACCTCGTCCAGATCATCGCGCACCTCGGCCACCCCTGGCAGCGCGAGACGATCGTGACGCTGCGCAAGAACCGCCGCGTGTACTCCGACGTGTCGGCGAGCTGGGCCCGCCCGATGGACGGCTACCTCGCCCTGGCCCGCGCCCAGGAGTGGGACGTCGTCGACCGGCTCGTCTTCGGCTCCGACTTCCCGCTCTGGACGCCCGCCGAGGCCGTGGCCGGGCTGCGCGAGATGGTCGGGCAGCGCCCGTCCGGCTTCCCCGAGATCAGGAAGGAGACCGTCGAGTGGCTGCTGGACGGCGACCCGCGCCCGGCGATGGGACTCGCGTGA
- a CDS encoding ABC transporter permease, which yields MALYVVRRLLVNVLVFVLISVGIFSLVRLAPGDPVRMMVNPEQMQSGGAAFIEAKRHELGLDRPIVVQYGNWLADAVRGDLGYSYVGHRPVSAVLGERVGPTLQLMGAALVVALVVAIALGVAAAVRRNSAVDYGATVIGLTAVSVPPFFLGIVGIYVFSLKLGWLPSAGMTTPGDGGPLDQLHHLILPGLILAFVTAGPFTRYVRGGLVDELGADYVRTAEAKGAGPVRVVLRHALRNSLIPLITVVMYQIPQMLAGAVVIEQVFAWPGMGQLAVSSIGQHDYPVIVGFALYVAVLVLICNLVADLLYAAVDPRVSLR from the coding sequence GTGGCGCTCTACGTCGTCCGGCGCCTGCTGGTCAACGTGCTGGTGTTCGTCCTGATCAGCGTCGGGATCTTCAGCCTGGTGCGGCTCGCCCCCGGCGACCCCGTGCGCATGATGGTCAACCCCGAGCAGATGCAGAGCGGGGGCGCGGCGTTCATCGAGGCCAAGCGGCACGAACTGGGACTGGACCGGCCGATCGTCGTCCAGTACGGGAACTGGCTGGCGGACGCGGTGCGCGGAGACCTCGGGTACTCCTACGTCGGCCACCGTCCGGTGTCGGCGGTGCTCGGCGAGCGCGTGGGGCCGACGCTGCAGCTCATGGGCGCCGCGCTGGTGGTCGCCCTGGTGGTCGCGATCGCGTTGGGCGTCGCCGCCGCGGTGCGGCGCAACTCGGCGGTCGACTACGGCGCCACCGTGATCGGCCTGACCGCGGTGTCGGTCCCGCCGTTCTTCCTCGGCATCGTCGGCATCTACGTGTTCTCGCTGAAGCTCGGCTGGCTGCCGTCCGCCGGGATGACGACGCCCGGCGACGGCGGGCCGCTCGACCAGCTCCACCATCTGATCCTGCCGGGGCTGATCCTGGCGTTCGTCACGGCCGGGCCGTTCACCCGGTACGTGCGGGGCGGGCTGGTGGACGAACTCGGCGCCGACTACGTGCGGACGGCCGAGGCGAAGGGCGCGGGCCCCGTCCGGGTGGTGCTGCGGCACGCGCTGCGCAACTCGCTGATCCCGCTGATCACCGTGGTGATGTACCAGATCCCGCAGATGCTGGCGGGCGCGGTGGTGATCGAGCAGGTCTTCGCCTGGCCCGGCATGGGGCAGCTGGCGGTCAGCTCGATCGGCCAGCACGACTACCCGGTGATCGTCGGGTTCGCGCTGTACGTGGCGGTGCTGGTGCTGATCTGCAACCTGGTCGCGGACCTGCTGTACGCGGCCGTCGACCCGAGAGTGAGCCTGCGGTGA
- a CDS encoding ABC transporter substrate-binding protein, with amino-acid sequence MTIRSGMRRRAGRYSRGRIGGRGAAAALGAVLAAGTLAACSSDPTQEGAGDAGVLNMYLYQKPKTFSPLAPNNGPDQLVMSFIFDSLYGADGSYELTPRLAEAAPEVSDDAKTITVKLRPGLKWSDGKPLTAKDVVFTYTALADPETGSAQSGKFAAVEGAKELADGEADTLEGVTAVDDTTVKITTSRPAAGLPGLIGNTPIIPEHVLGQVPEEGLGDNAFFTKPTVSSGAFTFVQYKTDQYVELAANPNYREPVSIEKVYLKPVTSDVATAQLGTGEMDLVQVAPTDLPTVEAMDGVEVVTAKSPGFNRIAINQSQDRFKDVKVRQAMLHAIDRKGLVDKVLGGAGTVVDSSFYGELAPAGEGYPYDPAKAKSLLAEAGWDASEPVTLSWVPGQRDRDTAATVIQSQLAAAGMKVELEQVQVDALLSSYEDRSFDLALFGGGNYATEPSTVATIDGCDAGYPDGGNISHFCDEELDGLLERADGVSDPAERKALFKQAAEIEQAGVPYLWLYNPDTIWAYRTRLSGFEPSGMPTNELGFWDFANWKLS; translated from the coding sequence ATGACCATTCGATCTGGCATGCGCAGGCGCGCCGGAAGGTACTCCCGCGGGCGCATCGGCGGGCGCGGCGCGGCGGCGGCCCTCGGCGCCGTGCTCGCGGCGGGCACCCTCGCCGCGTGCAGCTCCGACCCCACCCAGGAGGGGGCGGGTGACGCGGGCGTCCTGAACATGTACCTGTACCAGAAGCCCAAGACGTTCAGCCCGCTGGCGCCCAACAACGGGCCGGACCAGCTCGTCATGTCGTTCATCTTCGACTCGCTGTACGGGGCGGACGGCTCCTACGAGCTGACCCCGCGGCTGGCCGAGGCGGCGCCGGAGGTGTCCGACGACGCGAAGACCATCACGGTCAAGCTCCGGCCGGGGCTGAAGTGGAGCGACGGGAAGCCGCTGACGGCGAAGGACGTGGTGTTCACCTACACCGCCCTCGCCGACCCGGAGACCGGCAGCGCCCAGTCGGGCAAGTTCGCCGCCGTCGAGGGCGCGAAGGAGCTCGCGGACGGCGAGGCCGACACCCTGGAGGGCGTCACCGCGGTCGACGACACCACCGTGAAGATCACCACGTCCCGTCCGGCCGCCGGGCTCCCCGGGCTGATCGGCAACACCCCGATCATCCCCGAGCACGTGCTCGGGCAGGTCCCGGAGGAGGGACTGGGCGACAACGCGTTCTTCACCAAGCCGACCGTCTCGTCCGGTGCGTTCACGTTCGTCCAGTACAAGACCGACCAGTACGTCGAACTCGCCGCCAACCCGAACTACCGCGAGCCCGTCTCGATCGAGAAGGTGTACCTCAAGCCGGTGACGTCCGACGTGGCCACCGCGCAGCTGGGCACCGGGGAGATGGACCTCGTCCAGGTGGCGCCCACGGACCTGCCGACGGTCGAGGCGATGGACGGCGTCGAGGTCGTCACGGCCAAGAGCCCCGGGTTCAACCGGATCGCGATCAACCAGAGCCAGGACCGCTTCAAGGACGTGAAGGTGCGGCAGGCGATGCTGCACGCCATCGACCGCAAGGGCCTGGTGGACAAGGTGCTCGGCGGCGCCGGCACCGTCGTGGACTCCAGCTTCTACGGCGAGCTCGCCCCGGCGGGCGAGGGGTACCCCTACGACCCGGCCAAGGCCAAGAGCCTGCTCGCCGAGGCGGGCTGGGACGCCTCCGAGCCGGTCACCCTGTCGTGGGTGCCGGGCCAGCGCGACCGCGACACCGCCGCCACCGTGATCCAGAGCCAGCTCGCGGCGGCCGGCATGAAGGTCGAGCTCGAGCAGGTCCAGGTGGACGCGCTGCTGTCGTCCTACGAGGACAGGAGCTTCGACCTGGCGCTGTTCGGCGGCGGCAACTACGCCACCGAGCCGTCCACCGTGGCGACCATCGACGGCTGCGACGCGGGCTACCCGGACGGCGGCAACATCAGCCACTTCTGCGACGAGGAGCTGGACGGGCTGCTGGAGCGCGCGGACGGCGTCTCCGACCCGGCCGAGCGCAAGGCGCTGTTCAAGCAGGCGGCCGAGATCGAGCAGGCCGGGGTCCCGTACCTGTGGCTGTACAACCCGGACACGATCTGGGCGTACCGGACGCGCCTGTCGGGCTTCGAGCCGTCCGGCATGCCGACCAACGAGCTCGGGTTCTGGGACTTCGCGAACTGGAAGCTGAGCTGA
- the opp4C gene encoding oligopeptide ABC transporter permease, producing MTASTLPAGGKTGKAASASPRARALRRFRRNRLAVVGTAVLAVIALAALLAPLLAGHSPNAVSLDAVRQGPSGEHWFGTDTSGRDVFARTLYAGRVSLLVGLTAALAAVILGTLLGAVAGLFGGWTDNVIMRIADIVMSFPTVVVILVLAGIIGPSVPVLIAAIGFTQWPVAGRVVRGVTLALRDHEYIQASRAAGANSRWLIRKHIVPAALPPVTVTGTLAVAQAIMLETTASFLGLGVRPPSASWGNMLNDAQNLTLIQSMPWLWIPPGIAIAVTVLAVNFVGDGLRDAVTPAGRGGDK from the coding sequence GTGACCGCGTCGACACTCCCCGCCGGTGGGAAGACCGGCAAGGCCGCGTCGGCGTCGCCGCGCGCCCGCGCCCTGCGCCGTTTCCGCCGCAACCGCCTGGCCGTGGTCGGCACGGCGGTGCTCGCCGTCATCGCGCTGGCCGCGCTGCTGGCGCCGCTGCTCGCGGGCCACTCGCCGAACGCGGTCAGCCTGGACGCGGTCCGGCAGGGCCCGTCGGGAGAGCACTGGTTCGGCACCGACACCTCCGGCCGCGACGTGTTCGCCCGCACCCTGTACGCGGGACGGGTGTCGCTGCTGGTCGGGCTGACCGCGGCGCTCGCGGCGGTGATCCTCGGGACCCTGCTCGGCGCGGTGGCCGGGCTGTTCGGCGGCTGGACCGACAACGTGATCATGCGGATCGCCGACATCGTGATGTCATTCCCGACCGTGGTGGTGATCCTGGTGCTGGCCGGGATCATCGGCCCGAGCGTTCCCGTGCTGATCGCGGCGATCGGGTTCACCCAGTGGCCGGTCGCGGGACGGGTGGTGCGCGGCGTGACGCTGGCGCTGCGCGACCACGAGTACATCCAGGCGTCCCGCGCGGCGGGCGCGAACTCCCGGTGGCTGATCCGCAAGCACATCGTCCCGGCGGCGCTGCCCCCGGTCACCGTGACCGGCACGCTGGCCGTCGCGCAGGCGATCATGCTGGAGACGACCGCGTCCTTCCTCGGGCTCGGGGTCCGGCCGCCGTCGGCGAGCTGGGGGAACATGCTGAACGACGCGCAGAACCTGACGCTCATCCAGAGCATGCCGTGGCTGTGGATCCCGCCCGGCATCGCGATCGCCGTGACGGTGCTCGCCGTCAACTTCGTGGGGGACGGGCTGCGCGACGCCGTCACCCCCGCCGGACGGGGTGGTGACAAGTGA
- a CDS encoding alanine racemase — MNVPLAELPTPALLVDRARMEANLAAMAASIGRAGVALRPHFKTSKCVAVARRQLAHGATGFTCATPAEVALLQDAGVADVLWAHQPVGPAKVAFAVSAASRGGLTIALDSTDAAEPVSRAASAAGVTVPFVLEVDTGLHRAGVDPDRAVATAAAIAALPALELRGVLTHEGHLAAHGSDRAGLEAAGDLAGRTLVQVAEALRADGHACPLVSVGSTPGATSAPFAEGVTEARPGTYVYFDSNQVGLGSARVEQCAQTVLARVTSTQRAGTVIIDAGIKAMSSDTIATAGILGIVCDAGGAPVDGIDFRNANEEHGYLTGPGTSVLRVGDFLRIVPNHACGTTNMWSEVHFVDGAAAVEKHPIEARY, encoded by the coding sequence GTGAACGTTCCCCTGGCGGAGCTGCCGACGCCCGCGCTGCTCGTCGACCGGGCCCGGATGGAGGCGAACCTGGCCGCGATGGCCGCGTCCATCGGCCGCGCGGGCGTCGCGCTGCGCCCGCACTTCAAGACGTCCAAGTGCGTGGCGGTGGCCCGCCGCCAGCTCGCCCACGGCGCGACCGGGTTCACCTGCGCGACGCCCGCCGAGGTCGCCCTCCTCCAGGACGCCGGCGTCGCGGACGTCCTGTGGGCGCACCAGCCGGTCGGCCCCGCGAAGGTCGCCTTCGCGGTCTCGGCGGCCTCCCGCGGCGGCCTGACCATCGCGCTCGACTCGACGGACGCCGCCGAGCCGGTGTCCCGCGCGGCCTCGGCCGCGGGCGTCACCGTCCCGTTCGTCCTGGAGGTCGACACCGGCCTGCACCGGGCGGGCGTCGACCCCGACCGGGCCGTGGCGACCGCCGCCGCGATCGCCGCGCTGCCCGCGCTGGAGCTGCGCGGCGTCCTCACCCACGAGGGCCACCTCGCCGCGCACGGCTCCGACCGTGCCGGGCTGGAGGCCGCGGGCGACCTGGCCGGACGCACGCTCGTCCAGGTCGCCGAGGCGCTGCGCGCCGACGGCCACGCCTGCCCGCTCGTCTCGGTCGGCTCCACGCCCGGCGCGACGTCCGCGCCGTTCGCCGAGGGCGTCACCGAAGCCCGTCCCGGCACGTACGTCTACTTCGACTCCAACCAGGTCGGGCTGGGCAGCGCGCGCGTCGAACAGTGCGCGCAGACGGTCCTGGCCCGCGTCACCAGCACCCAGCGCGCCGGGACCGTCATCATCGACGCGGGAATCAAGGCGATGAGCTCCGACACCATCGCGACGGCCGGAATCCTCGGCATCGTCTGCGACGCGGGCGGGGCGCCGGTCGACGGGATCGACTTCCGCAACGCCAACGAGGAGCACGGTTACCTCACCGGCCCCGGCACGTCCGTCCTGCGCGTGGGGGACTTCCTGCGGATCGTCCCCAACCACGCCTGCGGCACGACCAACATGTGGAGCGAAGTGCATTTCGTGGACGGCGCCGCGGCCGTGGAAAAGCACCCGATCGAAGCCCGTTA
- a CDS encoding amidohydrolase family protein — MTDLLITGGTVVDGTGAAPVRADVAVTGGRVEAVGDLAGRPAARTLDASGHAVTPGFVDVHTHSDLTLLSGPEAHSAVRQGVTSVVVGNCGLGVAPVAADPAALRAAAGYLDLDPAVRWTWTDLPGYLTALDAARPAVNVAALVAHIPLRAAAVGFDDRPADAAALDRMRGLLSDALAAGAAGVSTGLVYAPACYAREDELLALGRTAAAHGRLFAWHVRDYADGLLDSVRQALAVALATGCRTQISHLVAVGRRNHGSVARALELIDEARARGADVAFDVYPYLAGNAPLSQLLPDWAQAGGDGPMRARLAAPDVRARVVDEWRDMPLTWDDITVSRVPGEAPDTGADALAGRTIAEIAATAGTDPSRVALDLTAAHGNGVLMIAAGRSERDLLDALTHPAAVIGSDGQALDPDGPTGHGTPHPRSYGCFPRLFAEYTRRPGGLPLAEAVRKCTSAPAERAGLAGRGVLRAGAVADIAVFDTERITDRATFAAPAQYPDGVRAVIVGGRPVVEDGAHGGARPGAVLRIP; from the coding sequence ATGACGGACCTGCTCATCACGGGCGGGACGGTCGTCGACGGGACGGGCGCCGCCCCCGTCCGCGCCGACGTCGCCGTCACCGGCGGGCGCGTCGAGGCGGTCGGCGACCTGGCGGGACGCCCGGCCGCCCGGACCCTCGACGCGTCCGGGCACGCGGTGACGCCCGGCTTCGTCGACGTCCACACCCACTCCGACCTGACCCTGCTGTCGGGGCCGGAGGCGCACAGCGCCGTCCGGCAGGGCGTCACCTCCGTCGTCGTGGGCAACTGCGGCCTCGGCGTGGCGCCGGTCGCCGCCGACCCGGCGGCGCTGCGCGCCGCCGCCGGGTACCTCGACCTGGACCCGGCCGTCCGCTGGACCTGGACGGACCTGCCCGGATACCTCACCGCGCTCGACGCCGCCCGTCCCGCGGTGAACGTCGCCGCGCTCGTCGCGCACATCCCGCTGCGGGCGGCGGCCGTCGGGTTCGACGACCGTCCGGCCGACGCCGCCGCGCTCGACCGGATGCGCGGCCTGCTCTCCGACGCGCTCGCCGCCGGCGCCGCCGGCGTCTCCACCGGCCTGGTGTACGCCCCGGCGTGCTACGCCCGCGAGGACGAACTGCTCGCCCTGGGCCGCACCGCCGCCGCGCACGGACGCCTGTTCGCCTGGCACGTCCGCGACTACGCCGACGGGCTGCTCGACTCCGTCCGGCAGGCCCTCGCGGTCGCGCTCGCCACCGGCTGCCGCACCCAGATCTCCCACCTCGTCGCCGTCGGGCGGCGCAACCACGGTTCGGTCGCCCGCGCCCTGGAGTTGATCGACGAGGCCCGCGCCCGCGGCGCCGACGTCGCCTTCGACGTCTACCCCTACCTGGCGGGCAACGCGCCGCTGTCCCAGCTCCTGCCCGACTGGGCGCAGGCGGGCGGCGACGGCCCGATGCGCGCCCGCCTCGCCGCCCCGGACGTCCGCGCCCGTGTCGTGGACGAGTGGCGCGACATGCCGCTCACCTGGGACGACATCACCGTCAGCCGCGTCCCGGGCGAGGCCCCGGACACCGGCGCGGACGCCCTCGCCGGCCGGACGATCGCCGAGATCGCCGCGACCGCCGGGACCGACCCGTCGCGGGTCGCGCTCGACCTCACGGCGGCGCACGGCAACGGCGTGCTGATGATCGCCGCGGGCCGGAGCGAACGGGACCTGCTGGACGCCCTGACCCACCCCGCCGCCGTGATCGGATCGGACGGGCAGGCGCTCGACCCCGACGGCCCCACCGGGCACGGCACCCCGCACCCGCGCTCGTACGGCTGCTTCCCGAGGCTGTTCGCGGAGTACACGCGCCGTCCCGGCGGCCTCCCGCTGGCCGAGGCGGTGCGCAAGTGCACCTCCGCGCCCGCCGAGCGGGCCGGGCTGGCGGGCCGCGGCGTCCTGCGCGCGGGAGCGGTCGCCGACATCGCGGTATTCGACACCGAAAGGATCACCGATCGGGCTACGTTCGCTGCACCCGCGCAGTATCCGGACGGCGTCCGCGCCGTCATCGTCGGCGGCCGTCCCGTGGTCGAGGACGGCGCGCACGGCGGCGCTCGTCCCGGCGCGGTCCTGCGCATCCCCTGA